Proteins encoded in a region of the Coffea eugenioides isolate CCC68of chromosome 4, Ceug_1.0, whole genome shotgun sequence genome:
- the LOC113768672 gene encoding uncharacterized protein LOC113768672: MLGRIRRASISSLELLEMEERPSPKLIKDDPLSIYESTLMKLREGSLRCQSLPPAEPSCLDVSCSTASDPPATIGDDCSSTDLSPLPNADQHIPRSSTTRRAKNLSVLFLFSKYKSPKNAPNSSEEDAMTLENVCSSACASSTDSISQFTSSHRQHLPEECFHSGMIQ, from the exons ATGTTGGGGAGAATTAGAAGAGCTTCAATTAGCTCTCTGGAACTATTAGAGATGGAGGAAAGGCCATCTCCCAAATTGATCAAAGACGACCCTCTCTCCATCTATG AGAGCACTCTTATGAAGCTCAGAGAAGGCTCTCTACGTTGTCAAAGCCTGCCCCCAGCCGAACCCTCTTGCCTGGATGTCAGTTGCAGCACAGCAAGTGATCCTCCTGCAACAATTGGTGATGATTGTTCTTCCACTGATTTATCTCCTCTGCCCAATGCAGATCAACATATACCTAGGAGCTCAACGACACGAAGGGCCAAAAATTTGTCCGTTCTTTTCCTGTTTTCTAAATATAAGAGTCCTAAAAATGCTCCTAACTCATCGGAAGAGGATGCCATGACGTTAGAGAACGTATGCTCTTCTGCTTGTGCTTCTTCCACTGACAGCATTTCTCAATTCACGAGCAGCCACAGACAGCACTTGCCTGAGGAATGCTTTCATTCTGGGATGATTCAATAG
- the LOC113769000 gene encoding acetyl-CoA-benzylalcohol acetyltransferase-like gives MCDTTKFNRKPLQHVEVLTKKLVKPSSPTPNHLQNYKLSSFDQLTPRSLVHLVYFYENNDSCKGNHDEAGVVQRHEILQISLAETLSHFRPLAGRISNDGRRSVDCQDQGALYIEAKVNCQLNQFLNQAYEDVELLADFIPDGGLNGDGALLKVQVTFFLCGGFALTCSISHTVADGFTGCTFFDEWAKMCGHGKDNNNICDIKCLSFNLAATFPSRDLPAVPRPVLRPSAKVVSKLLLFDEFAIKSLKNKVIEATKSSTTIAALHDDIDASVEFRPSRLEVVTAFIWRGLIRAAQKRHGYLRASMTAISVNLRGKTALGIEDNSFGNLFVAVPIKFIPDETKMELHHFVQLIRTTLQEARTVYTKASSADEIFLMVQKFQDQVQKELGDKEVDTRLSTSLRRFPLYGADFGWGKPSWIILGNVGGRPEMFCLLDTKCGTGVEVRVNLNEVEMPIFESDPEIVSVTSVAAR, from the coding sequence ATGTGTGACACGACCAAATTCAACCGGAAGCCATTGCAGCATGTTGAGGTCCTGACCAAGAAACTCGTCAAACCATCGTCCCCAACACCAAATCACCTGCAAAACTACAAATTATCCTCATTTGATCAGCTAACTCCTCGGTCACTTGTGCACCTTGTTTACTTTTACGAAAATAATGATAGTTGTAAGGGCAATCACGACGAGGCTGGAGTTGTCCAGAGGCATGAAATACTTCAAATTTCGCTGGCAGAGACGTTAAGTCACTTTCGCCCGCTTGCTGGAAGGATTTCGAATGATGGGAGGCGCTCAGTTGATTGCCAAGATCAAGGAGCTTTATACATAGAAGCAAAGGTGAATTGCCAGCTTAATCAGTTTCTGAATCAAGCGTATGAAGATGTTGAACTTCTTGCAGATTTCATTCCTGATGGCGGTCTGAATGGCGATGGTGCATTATTGAAGGTACAAGTCACTTTCTTCCTGTGTGGAGGGTTTGCTCTAACTTGCAGCATATCACACACGGTAGCTGATGGATTCACTGGTTGTACATTCTTCGATGAGTGGGCAAAAATGTGTGGACATGGCAAGGATAATAACAACATTTGCGATATTAAGTGCCTAAGTTTCAATTTAGCTGCAACTTTTCCATCTAGAGACTTGCCTGCAGTGCCTCGTCCTGTGCTAAGACCTTCAGCTAAGGTTGTAAGTAAGCTGCTTTTGTTCGATGAATTTGCAATAAAAAGCTTGAAAAACAAAGTCATCGAGGCAACGAAAAGCAGTACTACAATTGCAGCTCTGCATGATGATATAGATGCATCGGTGGAATTTCGCCCTTCAAGGCTTGAGGTTGTCACTGCATTCATCTGGAGGGGTCTTATCCGTGCTGCTCAGAAAAGACATGGGTATTTAAGAGCTTCCATGACAGCAATCTCTGTAAATTTGAGAGGGAAAACAGCTCTAGGAATTGAAGACAACTCTTTCGGCAACCTGTTTGTGGCTGTTCCTATAAAGTTCATCCCCGATGAAACCAAAATGGAGTTGCATCACTTTGTGCAGTTAATCAGGACAACATTGCAGGAAGCACGTACTGTCTACACGAAAGCATCCTCAGCAGATGAGATTTTCTTAATGGTTCAGAAGTTTCAGGACCAAGTACAAAAGGAGCTAGGAGATAAAGAAGTGGATACTCGGCTTTCCACAAGTTTGCGCAGGTTCCCCCTATATGGAGCTGATTTTGGTTGGGGAAAGCCGTCATGGATTATTCTTGGTAATGTCGGAGGACGTCCTGAGATGTTTTGTTTGTTGGACACCAAATGTGGCACTGGAGTTGAGGTTCGCGTAAACCTGAATGAGGTTGAAATGCCAATCTTTGAATCTGATCCAGAAATTGTGTCAGTCACATCCGTAGCTGCAAGATAG
- the LOC113768010 gene encoding nucleoside diphosphate kinase 2, chloroplastic, translating into MMETLAVALGGAIPSPRVACFLPSSSSSSVSSLTARNSVSLSYSASNLTLHRNLAAFQPPSHLFSCPKSSPHAPKNSRKTHVFLPHLVASLEVEQTYIMVKPDGVQRGLVGEIISRFEKKGFKLTGLKLFQCPKELAEEHYKELQSKPFFPKLINYITSGPVVCMAWEGVGVVASARKLIGATNPLQAEPGTIRGDLAVQTGRNVVHGSDSPENGKREIGLWFKEGEICEWIPVQEPWVIE; encoded by the exons ATGATGGAGACTTTGGCTGTAGCGTTGGGAGGAGCCATCCCCAGCCCTCGTGTTGCATGCTTCCtaccttcttcttcttcttcttcggtcAGCTCATTAACGGCTAGAAATTCAGTCAGTTTATCCTACTCAGCCTCCAATCTCACCCTCCACCGGAATCTAGCAGCATTTCAGCCACCATCCCATCTATTCTCATGCCCCAAATCTTCTCCCCATGCGCCCAAAAACTCACGCAAAACCCACGTTTTCCTTCCTCACTTAGTTGCTTCCCTG GAAGTCGAGCAGACTTATATTATGGTTAAGCCAGATGGTGTTCAACGTGGTCTT GTTGGGGAGATAATTTCAAGATTTGAGAAAAAAGGGTTTAAGCTAACAGGGTTGAAGCTTTTTCAATGCCCCAAGGAATTGGCTGAG GAGCATTATAAGGAGCTGCAGTCGAAGCCATTCTTccccaaattaatcaattacaTTACTTCTGGTCCTGTTGTTTGTATG GCATGGGAGGGTGTTGGTGTGGTTGCATCTGCTCGTAAACTGATAGGAGCTACAAATCCTCTTCAAGCTGAACCAGGCACAATCAGAGGGGATCTGGCTGTACAAACAGGAAG GAATGTGGTTCATGGTAGTGATAGCCCTGAGAATGGCAAGCGTGAAATAG GTCTGTGGTTCAAAGAAGGCGAAATATGTGAATGGATACCAGTTCAAGAACCATGGGTGATTGAATGA
- the LOC113769001 gene encoding vinorine synthase-like translates to MEVVSGELIKPSSPTPHACRDLKLSLLDQLMPSIYVPLIFFYQNRSSCPNNIDQAKRCQHLKQSLSEVLTKFYPLAGRTNQNLSVDCNDSGALFVESRVHAHLSQALIQSTTVEEPNQYLPFEPFYASSKNNLMLGIQISFFECGGMAVGVCISHKLADAMSFVTFMNAWAATCRSQADEVVQPDFELAGHLFPPANIPLTTHDFMSLEEKESLVTKRFVFDKEKLDALKQLASSSASGSSVKDPTRIEAVSAFMWKNLSSITQAKVDHKTNFLAYHGVNLRPKMSLPGDRLVFGNLAIATTALLTMSDQDDHAKKYCYDLVGLLRTAIRKINGEYIKHVQSGVPYLNTLENNIKERLAKQPMIICKFTSWCRFPVYEVDYGWGKPIWVGTKVPPMKNCVIFLDSSCGDGIEAWANVVEDEMAMIPDELLSLATADSTARVHNQ, encoded by the coding sequence ATGGAGGTGGTATCAGGGGAGTTGATCAAACCATCATCTCCAACACCCCATGCCTGTAGAGACCTAAAACTGTCCTTGCTAGATCAACTTATGCCCTCCATTTATGTTCCTCTTATCTTCTTCTATCAAAACAGGTCCTCATGCCCAAACAATATCGACCAAGCCAAAAGATGCCAACATCTAAAACAGTCCTTGTCTGAGGTCCTAACAAAATTCTACCCATTAGCTGGAAGGACCAATCAAAATCTTTCTGTTGATTGTAATGACTCCGGAGCACTATTTGTCGAATCTCGAGTTCATGCTCACCTCTCACAAGCATTAATCCAGAGCACTACCGTAGAGGAACCGAACCAATATCTCCCCTTTGAACCTTTTTATGCTTCTAGCAAGAATAACTTGATGTTAGGTATCCAAATCAGTTTCTTTGAATGTGGAGGAATGGCTGTTGGGGTATGCATCTCACACAAGTTAGCTGATGCTATGTCCTTTGTGACATTCATGAATGCATGGGCTGCCACATGTCGCAGCCAAGCTGATGAAGTTGTGCAACCTGATTTTGAATTAGCAGGGCATCTTTTTCCTCCAGCAAACATTCCCTTAACTACTCATGATTTCATGTCACTGGAAGAGAAAGAAAGTCTAGTCACCAAAAGGTTTGTGTTCGACAAGGAAAAGTTAGATGCACTCAAACAACTTGCTTCCTCCTCAGCCTCGGGAAGTTCAGTAAAGGATCCAACTCGGATTGAAGCAGTTTCAGCTTTTATGTGGAAGAATTTAAGCAGCATCACCCAGGCTAAGGTTGATCACAAAACAAATTTTCTCGCGTACCATGGCGTGAACTTAAGACCGAAAATGAGCTTGCCTGGTGACCGATTAGTCTTTGGCAACTTGGCAATTGCCACAACAGCTTTATTAACAATGTCTGATCAAGATGATCATGCTAAAAAATATTGTTATGATCTAGTAGGGCTCTTGAGGACCGCAATCAGAAAAATCAATGGTGAGTATATCAAGCATGTTCAAAGTGGAGTGCCTTATTTGAATACCTTAGAGAATAATATAAAGGAACGACTTGCTAAGCAGCCAATGATAATTTGTAAGTTTACCAGTTGGTGCAGATTTCCGGTATATGAAGTGGACTATGGGTGGGGCAAGCCTATTTGGGTGGGCACTAAAGTTCCCCCTATGAAGAATTGTGTAATTTTCCTGGATTCAAGTTGTGGTGATGGAATTGAAGCATGGGCTAACGTGGTGGAGGACGAAATGGCTATGATCCCAGACGAGCTTCTTTCACTCGCAACCGCTGATAGTACAGCCAGAGTCCATAATCAGTGA
- the LOC113768524 gene encoding vinorine synthase-like produces the protein MKINIVTTQLIKPSSPTPAERRDYKLSFIECQIPHFYIPLILYYSAQKTSNVKQSQIFKWLKTSLSKTLTHFYPMAGRIKGQTLIDCNDQGILYAEAEVDGHLSDLLKNPEIQILDHLSPCKSSGRITDERELLAIQVNFFKCGGLAIGICHSHRIADGWSICSFIKAWAATAAKAWGLSSMVLEPVFNSAPLFPSRKTPDFEPDPETPPLQTPVEKFVTKRFVFDAPVIELLKSKAMAGWPGAKPTRVQVVSAYIWKSCMAANAVEENGTSVISHPVNLRKRMIPPLPDTSFGNIFQMAHAVTSGAAAKDWIGLVEKIREAFGKIDQSYGQKLLGENGCEVAENNFNEVGRFLVRKDVHGVRFSSWCGFPIFEADFGWGNPIWVSSTSFSCKNHVFLFDSRSPGGIEAWIVMAEKEVAKFEQEVDLLTVN, from the coding sequence ATGAAGATTAACATAGTAACCACACAGCTCATCAAGCCCTCTTCTCCAACCCCAGCTGAGCGTAGAGACTACAAACTCTCCTTCATAGAATGCCAAATACCACATTTTTACATACCTCTCATTCTCTACTATTCTGCACAGAAAACCAGCAACGTCAAACAATCTCAAATCTTCAAATGGCTGAAGACATCTTTATCAAAAACTCTAACTCACTTCTACCCTATGGCTGGAAGAATCAAGGGCCAGACCTTGATTGATTGCAACGATCAAGGGATCCTATACGCTGAAGCTGAAGTCGATGGTCATCTTTCAGACCTTCTTAAAAATCCGGAAATCCAAATTCTTGATCATCTCAGCCCTTGCAAGTCGAGTGGCAGAATAACGGATGAAAGAGAATTGTTAGCCATTCAAGTTAACTTCTTCAAATGTGGAGGATTAGCCATTGGTATATGCCACTCGCACAGGATTGCAGATGGATGGAGCATTTGCTCTTTTATCAAAGCTTGGGCTGCCACGGCCGCGAAAGCTTGGGGTTTAAGCAGTATGGTATTAGAGCCTGTCTTTAACTCTGCACctctttttccttcaagaaAAACTCCTGATTTTGAGCCTGATCCAGAAACTCCACCGCTTCAAACTCCAGTCGAAAAGTTTGTAACAAAAAGGTTTGTTTTCGATGCCCCGGTGATCGAATTACTTAAATCAAAAGCCATGGCTGGTTGGCCCGGGGCAAAACCAACAAGAGTCCAGGTTGTATCAGCATATATATGGAAGTCTTGCATGGCTGCAAATGCGGTGGAAGAAAATGGCACATCTGTTATATCCCATCCAGTGaatttgaggaaaagaatgatcCCACCACTGCCGGATACTTCTTTCGGTAATATCTTCCAAATGGCGCATGCTGTAACAAGTGGTGCAGCCGCTAAAGATTGGATTGGGTTGGTGGAGAAAATCAGGGAAGCATTTGGAAAAATAGACCAAAGTTATGGTCAAAAACTATTAGGTGAAAATGGATGTGAAGTTGCAGAGAATAACTTCAATGAGGTTGGAAGATTTTTGGTTCGGAAAGATGTGCATGGTGTTAGGTTTAGCAGCTGGTGTGGATTTCCAATTTTTGAGGCCGATTTTGGATGGGGAAATCCCATTTGGGTGAGCAGTACAAGTTTTTCTTGTAAAAATCACGTCTTCCTCTTCGATTCAAGATCTCCTGGTGGCATCGAAGCCTGGATAGTAATGGCTGAAAAGGAAGTGGCCAAATTTGAGCAGGAAGTGGACCTATTGACTGTGAATTGA
- the LOC113769002 gene encoding DELLA protein RGL1-like, whose translation MAPGVLDPAESYNDECNFEVSDAGFFDPGFRTSFSPMCQPFLGMLENASFLWIPTLSDETGDQKRLKRTVNCTDSTDNSSISYSRSGSFSSSGSGGIYRTSSTNSVNSLGRHHFRDHIWTYTQRYLAAEAVEEAISGSDQDAGNEDQDDNGDGMKLVQLLISCAEAVACRDKTHASVLLSELRAKALVFGSSFQRVASCFVQGLADRLALVQPLGTVGYVVPKMNIMDVNSDKREEALCLVYETCPYIRFGHYVANSSILEAFEGECLVHVVDLGMTLGLPHGHQWRRLIQSLADRGGQPPRRLRITAVGLSVERFQVIGDELEAYARSLGINLEFSVVESNLENLKPQDIKVLDGEVLVVNSILQLHCVVKESRGALNSVLQIIHELSPKVLVLVEQDSSHNGPFFLGRFMEALHYYSAIFDSLDALLPKYDTRRAKMEQFYFAEEIKNIVSCEGPARLERHERVDQWRRRMSRAGFQAAPIKMIAHAKQWLAKTNSCEGYTIVEEKGCLVLGWKSKPIIATSCWKC comes from the coding sequence atggcCCCTGGTGTTTTGGACCCTGCTGAATCATATAATGATGAGTGCAATTTTGAGGTGTCTGATGCAGGATTTTTTGATCCAGGTTTCAGAACATCATTTTCTCCAATGTGCCAGCCTTTTCTGGGAATGTTGGAAAATGCATCCTTTCTCTGGATTCCTACATTGTCTGATGAAACTGGGGACCAGAAGAGGCTGAAGAGAACTGTTAACTGTACTGATTCTACTGATAACAGTTCTATCAGTTACTCCCGCTCCGGCAGCTTTTCGAGCTCTGGAAGTGGAGGCATTTATCGTACGAGTAGTACCAACAGTGTTAACAGCCTCGGGAGGCATCATTTTCGCGATCACATTTGGACTTACACTCAAAGGTACCTTGCTGCAGAGGCTGTTGAAGAGGCCATCAGTGGTTCTGATCAGGATGCTGGAAATGAAGATCAAGACGATAACGGAGATGGGATGAAATTAGTCCAACTCCTCATTTCTTGTGCTGAAGCTGTAGCTTGCAGGGACAAGACTCATGCCTCTGTCCTATTATCTGAACTTCGAGCCAAAGCATTGGTTTTTGGATCTTCCTTCCAGCGTGTGGCCTCCTGTTTCGTGCAGGGACTGGCTGACCGGCTGGCATTGGTTCAACCACTGGGGACAGTGGGCTATGTTGTACCAAAGATGAATATCATGGATGTTAATTCGGATAAAAGGGAAGAGGCTTTATGCCTTGTTTATGAAACTTGCCCGTACATACGGTTTGGCCACTATGTTGCGAATTCTTCCATATTGGAAGCCTTTGAGGGAGAGTGTTTAGTCCACGTGGTGGACTTGGGGATGACCCTTGGTTTGCCTCATGGCCACCAATGGCGTAGGCTGATCCAGAGCCTCGCCGATCGTGGTGGCCAACCTCCTCGACGCCTTAGGATCACTGCAGTTGGCCTGTCCGTGGAACGTTTCCAGGTCATAGGAGATGAGCTTGAGGCCTATGCACGCAGTCTTGGAataaatttggagttttcaGTGGTGGAAAGCAACTTGGAAAACCTGAAGCCTCAAGATATTAAGGTGCTTGATGGTGAAGTCCTTGTGGTTAATAGCATCCTTCAGCTGCATTGTGTGGTGAAAGAGAGTAGAGGGGCTCTCAACTCAGTATTGCAGATAATTCATGAACTTTCACCAAAGGTTTTGGTTCTTGTTGAACAGGACTCGAGTCACAATGGACCATTTTTTCTTGGGAGGTTTATGGAAGCACTGCATTACTACTCTGCAATTTTTGACTCCCTCGACGCATTGCTGCCTAAATATGACACTAGGCGTGCTAAGATGGAGCAGTTCTACTTCGCGGAGGAAATCAAGAACATTGTGAGCTGTGAGGGGCCTGCTAGGCTGGAAAGGCATGAAAGGGTGGATCAGTGGAGGAGGAGGATGAGCCGCGCCGGATTTCAGGCTGCGCCAATCAAGATGATAGCACATGCTAAGCAATGGTTGGCAAAGACTAATTCCTGTGAAGGTTATACCATTGTGGAAGAGAAGGGCTGCTTGGTTCTTGGCTGGAAATCAAAGCCCATCATTGCAACTTCATGCTGGAAATGCTGA